A single window of Cytobacillus dafuensis DNA harbors:
- a CDS encoding aromatic acid exporter family protein codes for MKFRIGYRTIKTAIGTSAAIILAQILGFENFTSAGIITILCIQVTKKKSLRASWDRFFACLLAMVFCAIIFEGIAYHPLMIGLLLLLFIPTAVMLRKSDGIVTSSVIILHIYAAGQMTWDIILNEIGIITIGIGVALVANIFMPSLDLKLREYQVQIEENFKRIFDEIVKYLRTNESDWDGYEITETTKLIEQAESLAFRDVENHFLRNENVYFHYFKMREKQFEIIERVLPIVTSISHTVEQGEMIADFIEELAENIHPGNTADYFLDKLFVMKASFKRMELPKTRQEFEARAALFQFVREMEQYLWIKSSTKELPKGKKVHVHANSGKN; via the coding sequence ATGAAGTTTCGTATTGGATATCGAACCATAAAAACAGCAATTGGCACTTCAGCAGCGATTATTTTGGCTCAAATTCTAGGTTTTGAAAACTTCACATCAGCTGGAATAATAACAATACTTTGTATACAAGTAACGAAAAAGAAATCACTTCGAGCGTCGTGGGATCGTTTTTTTGCTTGTTTATTAGCAATGGTTTTTTGTGCAATTATTTTCGAAGGCATCGCCTACCATCCATTAATGATTGGACTATTGCTTCTTTTATTTATTCCTACTGCTGTTATGCTTAGGAAAAGCGATGGAATTGTTACTAGCAGTGTAATCATATTGCATATTTACGCAGCTGGCCAAATGACATGGGATATTATTTTGAATGAAATAGGCATCATTACGATCGGAATCGGTGTTGCGCTTGTCGCCAATATTTTTATGCCTAGCCTTGATCTTAAGCTCAGAGAATATCAGGTGCAAATAGAAGAGAATTTCAAAAGAATTTTTGATGAAATTGTTAAATATTTACGGACTAATGAAAGCGACTGGGATGGGTACGAGATTACTGAAACGACAAAATTAATTGAACAGGCTGAATCATTAGCATTTCGAGATGTTGAAAATCATTTCCTCCGAAATGAAAATGTTTATTTTCACTATTTTAAAATGAGGGAAAAACAATTTGAAATTATTGAACGTGTACTGCCAATCGTCACTTCAATCTCACATACGGTTGAACAGGGGGAGATGATAGCTGACTTTATTGAAGAACTAGCGGAAAATATTCATCCTGGAAATACAGCTGATTACTTCTTAGACAAGCTTTTCGTCATGAAAGCTTCTTTTAAAAGAATGGAATTACCTAAGACTAGACAGGAATTTGAAGCAAGGGCTGCCCTTTTTCAATTTGTTCGAGAAATGGAACAGTATTTATGGATTAAAAGCTCAACTAAAGAGCTGCCCAAAGGCAAAAAAGTGCATGTTCATGCTAATTCTGGTAAAAACTAA
- a CDS encoding amino acid ABC transporter ATP-binding protein: MIKIENLFKQFGKLEVLKGISTTIKDGEVVAIIGPSGSGKSTFLRCINFLEKPTNGRIWISDQEITDKKTNIMKVRQNVGMVFQHFHLFPHKTVLQNLTYAPMNVRGLSKPEAEKIGMELLSKVGLSDKADTYPNRLSGGQKQRVAIARALAMEPEVMLFDEPTSALDPEMVKEVLDVMKTLADTGMTMAIVTHEMGFAREVADRVLFLDGGALVEDAPPNEFFTNPSSDRAKDFLNKVL, encoded by the coding sequence GTGATTAAAATTGAAAATTTATTTAAACAGTTCGGAAAGCTTGAAGTATTAAAAGGTATTTCAACTACAATTAAAGATGGAGAGGTCGTTGCCATTATCGGTCCATCTGGTTCAGGGAAATCGACTTTTCTCCGCTGTATCAATTTTTTAGAGAAGCCAACAAATGGACGAATTTGGATTAGTGATCAAGAGATAACAGATAAAAAAACAAATATTATGAAGGTTCGTCAAAATGTTGGAATGGTTTTTCAGCATTTTCACCTTTTTCCCCATAAAACAGTCCTACAAAATTTAACGTATGCTCCTATGAATGTGAGAGGCCTTTCTAAGCCTGAAGCTGAAAAAATTGGGATGGAGCTATTAAGTAAAGTTGGATTGTCTGACAAAGCCGATACTTATCCAAATCGGTTGTCAGGGGGGCAAAAGCAAAGGGTAGCCATCGCTCGGGCGCTTGCGATGGAGCCAGAAGTGATGTTATTTGATGAGCCGACATCTGCTCTTGACCCAGAGATGGTTAAAGAGGTGTTAGATGTTATGAAAACCTTAGCCGATACTGGAATGACAATGGCAATAGTCACGCACGAAATGGGATTTGCGAGAGAAGTTGCTGATCGTGTTCTTTTTTTGGACGGCGGGGCTCTTGTGGAGGATGCTCCACCTAATGAATTCTTTACAAATCCATCATCAGATCGGGCAAAGGATTTCTTGAATAAAGTATTATAA
- a CDS encoding amino acid ABC transporter permease, with translation MNLDFSSILPSLPYILKGIGVTLQIVGLAGLVGFLLGIILSLFKISSFKPLVWFADAYTSIFRGTPLVLQLMIIYFGSPQVFGYQIEPITAAVSAFGLNSAAYISEIIRAGILAVDKGQSEAAMALGVPYRKMMLHIILPQALKNILPALLNEFITLTKESAIVTTIGVMDIMRRAYQVGADKFRFIEPLLLAGLIYYLMVIVLTILGKALERRMRRGD, from the coding sequence ATGAATCTTGATTTTTCTTCCATTCTCCCTTCCCTGCCGTATATTTTAAAAGGTATAGGTGTTACGCTCCAAATTGTAGGACTAGCAGGTTTAGTAGGGTTTTTACTTGGAATTATTTTATCACTTTTTAAAATTAGTTCATTTAAACCACTTGTTTGGTTTGCTGATGCCTACACATCCATATTTCGTGGCACGCCCTTAGTTTTGCAGTTAATGATCATTTATTTTGGATCACCACAAGTCTTTGGTTATCAAATCGAACCAATTACAGCAGCTGTTTCGGCATTTGGGTTGAATTCTGCAGCGTATATTTCAGAAATCATTCGTGCTGGAATTCTAGCCGTTGATAAGGGACAAAGTGAGGCCGCAATGGCACTTGGAGTTCCGTACAGAAAGATGATGCTTCATATCATTTTGCCGCAAGCATTGAAAAATATTTTGCCAGCATTATTAAATGAGTTCATCACCTTAACAAAGGAATCTGCGATCGTGACAACGATCGGAGTTATGGATATCATGCGCAGAGCTTATCAAGTTGGTGCGGACAAGTTCCGCTTCATTGAGCCATTATTATTAGCAGGTCTCATTTATTACTTAATGGTAATCGTTTTAACAATCCTCGGAAAAGCATTAGAAAGAAGGATGAGACGCGGTGATTAA
- a CDS encoding transporter substrate-binding domain-containing protein, with the protein MKKIFSYFFVSILLIGLLSACGTSDKDSTNGSGDNKSDKKVLTMGTSADYAPFEYIDTAKGDEIIGVDADIAKAVAEKLGYEVRFQDMDFGGLIQSLQSGQVDFVMSAMSATDERKKSVDFSETYYTSKHIIVSKKGSGIKSVNDLSGKKVGVQLGSIQEEKAKELAKEVNMTVENRNRIPEIIQEIKAGRFDAAVIEDTVAKGYLDNNPDLEGFTIEDADGGYAIAFPKDSKLTEEFNKVLKEMIDNGEIDAIIKKWFE; encoded by the coding sequence ATGAAAAAAATATTTTCTTATTTTTTCGTTAGTATTCTATTAATTGGATTACTTTCAGCATGCGGTACTAGCGACAAAGATTCAACAAATGGTTCAGGAGATAACAAATCCGATAAGAAGGTTTTAACAATGGGAACATCGGCAGATTATGCTCCGTTTGAATATATTGATACCGCAAAAGGCGATGAAATAATCGGTGTTGATGCTGATATTGCCAAGGCTGTTGCAGAAAAGCTAGGTTATGAAGTTAGATTTCAAGATATGGATTTCGGCGGTTTAATTCAGTCGCTTCAATCTGGTCAAGTAGACTTTGTCATGTCAGCAATGTCAGCAACGGATGAGAGAAAAAAGAGCGTAGATTTTAGTGAGACTTATTATACCTCAAAGCATATCATCGTATCAAAAAAGGGCAGCGGTATTAAAAGTGTTAATGACCTTAGCGGAAAAAAGGTTGGTGTTCAGCTAGGATCGATTCAGGAAGAAAAAGCGAAGGAATTAGCTAAAGAAGTAAACATGACTGTTGAGAATCGTAACCGCATTCCTGAAATCATTCAAGAAATCAAAGCGGGTCGTTTTGATGCAGCGGTCATTGAGGATACAGTAGCTAAAGGATATTTAGATAATAACCCTGATTTAGAAGGATTCACAATTGAGGACGCAGACGGAGGATACGCAATTGCGTTTCCAAAGGATAGTAAGTTAACAGAGGAATTTAATAAAGTATTAAAAGAAATGATTGACAATGGTGAGATAGATGCCATTATTAAAAAATGGTTTGAATAA
- a CDS encoding BrxA/BrxB family bacilliredoxin produces the protein MNMDFNLFMNDVVNQARKEIVAAGYTELKTTDEVEEALNKKGTTLVMVNSVCGCAGGIARPAAAHSLHYDKRPDHLVTVFAGQDKEATALARNYFTGYPPSSPSFAILKDGKLCTMIERHEIEGHEPMAVIQKLQNAFEQYCQDI, from the coding sequence ATGAATATGGATTTTAATTTATTTATGAATGATGTTGTTAATCAGGCACGAAAAGAAATCGTGGCTGCTGGCTATACTGAATTAAAAACAACTGATGAGGTTGAAGAAGCACTGAACAAAAAAGGAACAACACTTGTCATGGTTAATTCTGTTTGTGGGTGCGCTGGTGGGATTGCTCGCCCAGCTGCAGCCCATTCACTACATTATGATAAGCGCCCAGATCATTTGGTGACAGTTTTTGCAGGTCAGGATAAAGAGGCAACTGCTCTTGCACGCAATTACTTTACTGGTTATCCACCTTCATCCCCATCCTTTGCAATATTAAAGGATGGAAAGCTATGTACGATGATTGAGCGCCATGAAATTGAGGGACATGAACCGATGGCTGTTATTCAAAAGCTTCAAAATGCATTTGAACAATATTGTCAAGATATTTAA
- the meaB gene encoding methylmalonyl Co-A mutase-associated GTPase MeaB: MDKDKKPEWFDEKNPDDFTSIVRKGVELKNETSFVKNRKFQKKTRPELNVNELAEGILEGNRTVLAKSITLIESNAEHHFRKAQDLLQKLLPYSGNAIRIGITGVPGAGKSTFIEAFGTFLCDLGLKVAVLAVDPSSSISGGSILGDKTRMEQLSRNPRAYIRPSPSAGKLGGVHRKTRETMLLCEAAGFDVILVETVGVGQSEVIVRDMVDFFMLIVLTGAGDELQGMKKGIMELADAIVVNKADGSNKKLALKTKSEYNQILHFLQPATKGWETKAVTCSSIYHEGLQEIWDLIHTFEVKTKTSGMFEERRREQTKEWLYSMIVDHLQFSFFYHKEVKPLLPKIENEVISGNRTVTSAVEDLFRAYSEKET; the protein is encoded by the coding sequence ATGGATAAAGACAAAAAACCTGAATGGTTTGATGAGAAAAATCCTGACGATTTTACTAGCATCGTTCGAAAAGGCGTTGAGCTGAAGAATGAAACTTCTTTTGTGAAAAATAGAAAGTTTCAAAAGAAAACTAGACCCGAATTGAATGTTAATGAATTAGCTGAAGGTATTCTTGAAGGAAATCGGACAGTGCTAGCCAAGTCCATAACACTAATTGAAAGCAACGCTGAGCATCACTTTCGTAAGGCTCAAGACCTTTTGCAAAAGCTTCTTCCTTATTCCGGCAATGCTATTCGTATTGGTATAACAGGTGTGCCAGGTGCGGGAAAAAGCACATTCATCGAAGCCTTTGGCACCTTTTTATGTGATTTAGGCTTAAAGGTTGCCGTTCTTGCTGTTGATCCGAGTTCTAGCATTAGCGGAGGCAGTATCTTAGGTGATAAAACAAGAATGGAGCAGCTTTCGCGAAATCCGAGGGCGTATATTAGGCCATCACCATCTGCAGGTAAGCTTGGCGGAGTTCATAGAAAAACGAGAGAAACGATGCTCCTATGCGAGGCTGCTGGCTTTGATGTCATTCTAGTTGAAACTGTCGGTGTTGGACAAAGTGAAGTAATCGTTAGAGATATGGTTGATTTTTTTATGCTTATCGTTCTTACTGGAGCAGGGGACGAATTACAAGGAATGAAAAAAGGGATCATGGAGCTGGCGGATGCCATTGTTGTGAACAAAGCAGACGGCTCAAACAAAAAGCTCGCATTAAAAACAAAGTCAGAATACAATCAAATTCTTCATTTTCTACAGCCTGCTACAAAAGGATGGGAAACAAAAGCAGTCACATGCTCGTCCATTTATCATGAAGGTTTGCAGGAAATATGGGATTTGATCCATACTTTTGAGGTAAAAACAAAGACTTCGGGTATGTTTGAAGAAAGAAGAAGGGAGCAAACAAAGGAATGGCTTTACTCTATGATTGTTGATCATTTGCAATTCAGCTTTTTCTATCACAAAGAAGTAAAGCCTCTCCTTCCAAAAATAGAGAATGAAGTTATCTCTGGAAATCGAACTGTTACCTCAGCAGTAGAGGATTTATTCAGAGCTTATTCAGAAAAAGAGACATAA
- the scpA gene encoding methylmalonyl-CoA mutase, which yields MTNKPDFKNISLFEDDQSDKETWKESADQDLKVSIDDLLFETNEKIALKPLYTEEDLEGFQHLDGIPGLPPYTRGPYPTMYVNRPWTVRQYAGFSTAEESNAFYRRNLAMGQKGLSVAFDLATHRGYDSDHPRVVGDVGKAGVAIDSVLDMKTLFDGIPLDQMSVSMTMNGAVLPIMAFYIVTAEEQGVSQEKLSGTIQNDILKEYMVRNTYIYPPEMSMKIIADIFEYTSKYMPKFNSISISGYHMQEAGAPADIELAYTLADGLEYVRTGLKAGIEIDSFAPRLSFFWAIGMNYFMEVAKMRAARFIWAKMMKTFEPKSSKSMALRTHSQTSGWSLTEQDPFNNVTRTLIEAHAAAMGHTQSLHTNALDEAIALPTDFSARIARNTQLFLQEETGITNVIDPWAGSYYVESLTDELIKRAWEHIEEIENLGGMAKAIETGLPKMRIEEAAARRQAQIDSGKETIIGVNKYRLDQEEPIEILDIDNTAVRLKQLEKLEGLKASRDEEKVLQALDEITQAAETGVGNLLELSVNAARVRATLGEISFAIEKVANRHKAIIRSISGVYSSAFSNEEEITEVKQMTDDFLENEGRRPRILIAKMGQDGHDRGAKVIATAFADLGFDVDIGPLFQTPEETARQAVENDVHVIGISSLAAGHKTLLPQLVEELEKLKREDILVVIGGVIPAQDYQYLYEHGAAAIFGPGTVIPVAAQKVIREIYNRLGYEEVLNG from the coding sequence ATGACTAATAAACCTGATTTTAAAAATATTTCCCTTTTTGAAGATGACCAGTCAGATAAGGAAACGTGGAAAGAGAGCGCAGATCAAGACTTGAAAGTGTCGATTGATGATCTTCTTTTTGAAACAAATGAAAAAATCGCATTAAAACCCCTTTATACAGAAGAAGATTTAGAAGGCTTTCAACATTTAGATGGTATACCAGGGCTACCTCCTTATACAAGAGGTCCTTATCCAACGATGTATGTAAATAGGCCTTGGACGGTCCGTCAATATGCAGGATTTTCAACAGCTGAAGAAAGTAATGCCTTTTACCGTCGTAATCTTGCCATGGGACAAAAAGGGCTATCCGTAGCATTTGACCTTGCCACTCATCGAGGTTATGATTCCGATCATCCAAGAGTTGTTGGAGATGTGGGAAAAGCAGGTGTTGCCATTGATTCAGTTCTTGACATGAAAACACTTTTTGACGGAATTCCTTTAGATCAAATGTCCGTTTCGATGACAATGAATGGTGCGGTTTTGCCTATTATGGCCTTCTATATCGTTACTGCTGAAGAACAAGGAGTCAGTCAGGAAAAATTATCAGGTACGATTCAAAATGATATTTTAAAAGAGTATATGGTTCGTAACACATATATTTATCCACCAGAAATGTCGATGAAAATTATCGCTGATATATTCGAATATACATCCAAATATATGCCGAAGTTCAATAGTATTAGCATTTCCGGCTACCATATGCAGGAAGCGGGGGCACCAGCAGACATAGAGCTTGCTTATACGCTTGCAGATGGCTTGGAGTATGTAAGGACAGGATTAAAAGCTGGAATAGAAATTGATTCTTTTGCACCAAGACTTTCTTTCTTCTGGGCCATTGGAATGAATTATTTTATGGAAGTCGCTAAAATGCGCGCAGCCCGATTCATCTGGGCAAAAATGATGAAAACATTCGAACCGAAAAGTTCAAAGTCTATGGCTTTGAGAACCCATTCACAAACATCGGGCTGGAGTTTAACAGAACAGGATCCATTTAATAATGTTACCCGTACATTAATTGAAGCACATGCAGCAGCAATGGGACATACTCAGTCACTTCATACGAATGCTCTTGATGAAGCCATTGCCTTACCAACAGATTTCTCTGCACGTATCGCCCGAAATACTCAGCTATTCCTTCAGGAAGAAACGGGGATCACAAACGTAATCGACCCGTGGGCAGGTTCTTATTATGTGGAGTCACTGACTGACGAATTAATCAAACGTGCTTGGGAGCATATAGAAGAAATAGAAAACCTGGGCGGAATGGCGAAAGCAATAGAAACAGGCCTGCCAAAAATGAGAATTGAAGAAGCAGCAGCAAGAAGACAAGCTCAAATTGACTCTGGAAAGGAAACGATTATCGGAGTTAATAAATATCGTCTTGATCAAGAAGAGCCGATTGAAATTCTTGATATCGATAATACAGCTGTCCGCTTGAAGCAGCTTGAAAAGCTAGAAGGGTTAAAAGCTTCCCGTGATGAAGAGAAAGTTTTACAGGCATTAGATGAGATTACACAAGCAGCGGAAACAGGTGTAGGAAACCTGCTTGAGCTTTCTGTTAATGCAGCGAGAGTACGCGCAACGTTAGGAGAAATTTCTTTTGCCATCGAAAAAGTCGCAAATCGTCATAAAGCGATCATTCGCTCTATTAGCGGAGTGTACAGCTCAGCTTTCTCTAATGAAGAAGAAATTACGGAAGTTAAGCAAATGACGGATGACTTTTTAGAAAATGAGGGTAGAAGACCTCGAATTCTCATCGCGAAAATGGGTCAGGATGGACATGATCGTGGAGCAAAGGTTATTGCTACCGCTTTTGCGGATTTAGGCTTTGATGTTGATATTGGTCCATTATTCCAAACACCAGAAGAAACGGCAAGACAGGCTGTGGAAAATGATGTCCATGTCATTGGGATCAGCTCTCTTGCTGCCGGCCACAAGACACTTCTTCCTCAGCTGGTAGAAGAACTTGAAAAGCTTAAAAGGGAAGATATTCTTGTTGTAATAGGCGGGGTTATCCCAGCTCAAGACTATCAATATTTATATGAGCATGGAGCTGCAGCCATTTTTGGTCCTGGTACAGTTATTCCAGTTGCTGCTCAAAAAGTGATTCGCGAAATATATAACCGCCTCGGTTATGAGGAAGTATTAAATGGATAA